The following is a genomic window from Synergistaceae bacterium.
TCCTTCTTCATTCAATAAACTATTTGCGGCACATGGCATTATATTAATTTCGTCCTGCAGGGCGTTCCAACATTGAATCGCTATAGCATTACAGCCGTATTTTTCCGATAAACTCTTCATAGCAGCCTTTAACTCTGCAACATGAGCGAGTGAGTCGTCTTCTATCTTACAAATCATATTTTCCTTACAATATTTTATGATTTTAGCGACTTCTTTCTTTTCCTCGCGCCACATTTTCATTTCAGCGTATAACTCAGGAAGAGGAATCGGGGATAATTGAATGTTAAATTTTTCGAGTAATTCGCCCTCGTTGCACATAGTTGACCAGAAATCGAACGGACGCGGGCCGATCTGTAAAATTCTCGTGTGCCTGAAGACTTTAACGACATTGCAGACTGCTATAAAATCACGTAATCCGCGCTCAAATTCGGGATCTGTTAAATTGCAATTATTCATATAAGTAAATGGGACTCTGAATCGCCTTAAAACTTTTCCAGTTGCAAATAGTCCGCACTGACTATCACGGAGCCTCATTCCGTTCTTGTCGGGTCTCTCATCACGCGGCCCCCATAGTAAGACGGGAACGTTTAATTCTTTTGCGAGTCTTGCGCATTCGTACTCTGTTCCAAAATTAGCATGTGGAATAAATAATCCTGCAACTTTCTCGGCCTTGAATTTCGCGCAAATTTTTTCGAGTCCTGCGTCGTCATATAATAGGCCTTCCTCGTTCACGTCATCAATATCAACGAAATCAATATTTAATTCCTTGAGCCTTGCTGCTGTGAGCTTTCTATATTCTACTGCCGCAGGAGCTGAAAATATAGCCCGCCTTGTTGGAGCAAACCCGATTTTGATTTTCGCGCCCTCGTGAGTTATTGACTCCTCCGCTGATTTCTTGCTGGTTTTCGCTTTCTTTGCTGCCATGTATAATACCCCCGTTAAAAAAATTTATTTTGACTCGTTTCTTGCCTGAAGAGCCATTTTCGCTTGTAAATTTCTCTGAGTCTGATCTATTATGACTGCTAAAATAATTACAGCTCCCCTGATTATCTTCTGCCAGAATTCAGAGACTCCGCACATTGTCATTCCGTCATTGATTACGCCTATAACGAACGCGCCCACGATTGTGCCTATAATTGTCCCTGAACCGCCCGACATTGAAGTCCCGCCTAAGACAGTCGCCGCTATTGCGTTCATTTCCCAGCCGTCGCCCGATGCAGGATGTGCCGCCGACAATTGAGCAGTGTTAATTAATCCTATCCAAGCAGCACAGAATCCGGAAATTACATAAGCTAAAATTTTAACTTGATCGGCCTTGATTCCTGAAAGTTTTGCGCTCTTCTCGTTGCCTCCGACTGCTAACAAGTGCCACCCAGTGGGAGTCCGATTCAATAATAACGCAGCAATTATTGAAAGTATAGCGAATACATAAACGCCCGCAGGAATTCCCAGCCAGTTCGCTCCGAGTGCCTTTAGTCCTACATTGCCGAGTCCTGCAAAGCCGCCTATATTCGGGAAT
Proteins encoded in this region:
- a CDS encoding L-fucose/L-arabinose isomerase family protein, with product MAAKKAKTSKKSAEESITHEGAKIKIGFAPTRRAIFSAPAAVEYRKLTAARLKELNIDFVDIDDVNEEGLLYDDAGLEKICAKFKAEKVAGLFIPHANFGTEYECARLAKELNVPVLLWGPRDERPDKNGMRLRDSQCGLFATGKVLRRFRVPFTYMNNCNLTDPEFERGLRDFIAVCNVVKVFRHTRILQIGPRPFDFWSTMCNEGELLEKFNIQLSPIPLPELYAEMKMWREEKKEVAKIIKYCKENMICKIEDDSLAHVAELKAAMKSLSEKYGCNAIAIQCWNALQDEINIMPCAANSLLNEEGIPVVCETDIHGTISQLLAEAATMNQRRVMFSDWTVRHPDNENGELLQHCGPWPISVAQEKPSICVPVAFPQNGAVSAEAKHGLMSLLRFDGDGGEYSILLGHARGIDGPFTRGTYVWIEVNNLKRLEAKVVEGPYIHHVAAIHGDIVPVIYEACKYIGVKPDLYDPIEDKVKAYLHGEDVKFDEV
- a CDS encoding ABC transporter permease, producing the protein MKKDNSQLIMTLLKGRTFIVLILLVIFFSFASKSFLSLNTLTMVAKHVALYGILALGMTFVIITGGIDLSVGSVVGLVGMLAGGLIQEGLTIGGKTIYFTVPAIIILMLCMGCLIGLVNGLIITKLNVAAFITTLGTMYICRGLANLRSGGATFPNIGGFAGLGNVGLKALGANWLGIPAGVYVFAILSIIAALLLNRTPTGWHLLAVGGNEKSAKLSGIKADQVKILAYVISGFCAAWIGLINTAQLSAAHPASGDGWEMNAIAATVLGGTSMSGGSGTIIGTIVGAFVIGVINDGMTMCGVSEFWQKIIRGAVIILAVIIDQTQRNLQAKMALQARNESK